A region of the Penicillium psychrofluorescens genome assembly, chromosome: 6 genome:
TCTAACCATACTGTCAGCCTTGTAAAAACTTAGTAAATTGCGAGTTGAGCGTACATTGAATGAAAACGCCTGGTGGCGCTCGTATCCAAGGTCGACGATAGGTAACTTAGACGCAAAACAGACTGACACCAGTAGCAGGAAGTGCAGTAAAAAACCCATAGTGATTCGTTTGTTACATCGCAACAGGCAGTCCTGTCGGCCTCAGACCTTTATATATCTATCGGGAGGGGTATGAGCGCATCTTTAGCCGATCTATGCAAGCTGCAAAACCAAGGGCAAGTCCATGTAAATTGAAGTGGAGCTAATATTCGAACCAGCGGAGTTAGCGGGCATATTCAAATCTTGTTTCTGGCATAAAGATCAAAGCTGTCAATCATGGTCCGTTCGACAGATCCGTGGATACATTCATGATCCATCCCTCGCGGCAAGTGTCGAAAAAGAGAATTATGAACAAGCATTTTTTCTAGCGCTCTCATCAAAGGGTTGCCACTGCGAATTCCCTGCAAAATAGGTGAAAATAAAATAAATCGCAAAGCAATATGATGTCAATGACGGATCCGGCTCGATCCGAGGCCTGAATCGTGCGGGGTTTTGCGCCTCGCTTCCTATACGAGCGGCGCCCTCAACCACACTGCACGGATGCTACGCTCAATCAGGCTCTTTGCCCGAGCTTCATACCAATGCGACATTCGTCGAGTCCAAGACTACGAGCATAAGCCACGATACTACTGATGCGGGGGCTCATGGACCCGCCAGCCTTGTTCGGGTGTTGTTGCCTTGAATAAACTAAATTTGGTATCTGGATACTACACGTaaagaatcaaaaagaaTTCTGAGGAAGCCAGGAGCACAAGTCTATACGAGTTGGGGTTTTGCAATTTCTACCGATCCATCACTTCCCGAATCTTATATGCGAACATCTCGTTCGAGGGCACCTCATGCTCGTTCTCTAGCTTCTGAGCGGATTCCACGCCTGCTGCTGGCACGCGGTACTCAAATCGTTTCCCAGGTGCTGGGAGCTTTCCATCTGGGAGAGCATACGGGAAGGGAAGATACTCGGGCATCAGTCCCAACTGAACCAGAACAGTTGCTTGGTCCCATGCAATGTGCTCGTGGTAGAGCCGGTCTCCTCGAATGTTGACTACAGACGTGAAAGGAATCCGAAGAGGTTTACCTGTTGGTGGAACCCCGGGAATACTAGATGTTATGCATTAGCTTTTCTCTCGTCGCATAGACATAAACAAAATCTACTTACAGCCAAGGAATATGCTTTTCATGAGTTAAGCAGAAGATGAACTCGTCCACAATGCGGTCGGAACCCACCGTCCGACTAATGAGTTCTAGAGCCGTGTCGTCCGGATTGGCGAAGATGAAGTGATTCAGATAGAAATGGCTTAGCCGTGCTCGTCCAATCCCACCAGTCAACTATTACTGTTTAATGGGGTGCTTCTATCAAGAAATGTTCCTGGTGCACATACCGTGGGAACGTGGTTCACATATGGCTCCTGCACCATGGTAGCCATCGTCTTTTCGACGGAACGATCCCCAAATTCATAGTAGGTATGCTCATCCCAGATCTTTTCAAGGTCAAAGTATGGCCCGTTAAGATGTTTCTTGATAAATGCCACGCTCCGCGTGTGGGCAACTCCTGCGGTCGAGATCTTGAACTTTGGATGGCCGGGAATCGTGAAGGCAGGAGAAGAGATATCGGGATATACATGGACAACCTGAGCCTTGTCGCTCTGAGGCGGGTCTTCTACGGGCAAAGAGGCATGCAGCATCGACACCGGGCGATCGGGGGTGTTCCACGAATCAAAGTAGACTACCGCCTCCGGGTTGTCGACAGCTAAGATTTCACACAACCCGTCCTCGAATTCTGGATCATAGTCACTTTTCGAGCCGTACACTACAGACCGTTAGTTCCAAATGTTCCATCAATCACGAATCTCATACCAATCAGTCCGAATTTGCCCTGATCACACTCGGGGAGCGCGGTGAGTCCGTCCTTGGCTGTTTTGATCAAAGCCAACAGCGTGGCCAGGTCCTTGCTGGACTGCACATCGATAGTAATCTGCACTACTGCAAAGCTTTCTTCTGCCCACTTTTGCAGCGGCTCGGGGTCAAGACTTTTGTTGTCTTGCTGACAGCCCGCATAGCATGCAGGACGTAGAAGAATTAGGCCGGGGCCATGACCACATCGCGAGAGTGGCGGCTGCAAAGTGGCATTCACTGCCAGTTCCACTGGGTTTGCCGAGGGCAGCTGGGCAGTCTCAGCCATTGTTGGTTGGCGCGAGGCAGTCAAGCCTCGGAATATATGCTGGTCAAACATCTATCCTCACGCTCACTGGCTTGGCTTAGGAGCCTGGCACGTGACTTGGTGCTTTCCCCAaccttcctccttccctccttctGTCGTTGTTTCTGCCTTCCTCGGTACTTAAGTCATTCATCCACCGGGGGGCGCAGCTGGAATTGGGCAGGAGAGTCACCCTAGTCTTCATCCGCTTCTCCATTCCTCGATAgcttctccgtcttcttcgcctgaGCTCTGAGCTCTGAGCTCCAAACAGCCTGCAAATTACCTCCAAGATGAATTCCCTCGTTCAATCCTCCCTGTCCAGCGTCGAATCCAAACTCAATGCTCTTCTGACAACTCTCACTACGtctcccgccgccgcaggGGCACCGGCTGCAGCAGTCGCCCTTCTCGATGCAGACGACGCACTATCCTCAGCCATTGAGACCCTGCGGAAACACCAAGAGAACTACGCAAAAATATTGCGACTCCGATCGGAAGCACAGCAATTGGAGGACCGAGTCAAGGGCATTGTGAGGGAGATTGAGGGGTTCGATAAGGAGGCTCAAACGGCATGCGGCGACGACGGAGAAAGCGACAGCGACTCCGATTCAACGGACGACAACAATACAGATAACATTTCGGCACTCAAAGGCATAAACGAAATTGACTACAAATTGCTTCTTGATTTTGCCCGTCGCATCAGCAAATACAACCACGAAGCCGCGGCGGATGCTGGCAGCGGTATTGGGAAGCGCCAGGAGGCACAAAAGCAAATCGCCGATCGGGACGTGAACATGGGGGGCACAAACGGAGAGCCGAcagcggaggagatggagccgGTGTCGTCAGTTACGAAGAACGCAACGCAATGGCTGGACGAGTCGGCAAATGTCACTCGCGAAGTCTACATGCTCCCATACCCGACCGAGGAGCGGATACGTATGGGCCTAATGGGCCAGGTTCAGCTTGCGGCTGGCGAGGAACCTGATAAGGAAGTGGATCGATTGATGCGCGAAGCTCAAGGGCTGGGCGCTGCGGAAGCTCCCGCTCCACCTCCGGTGGAGGACAGCGCTCGGCAAGCAGACGAGGCTGCGAAAGCCGCTGTGCACGCTGGCTCATCGGCCAGTGGGGCAACGAGGGCGGCTGCACCAGCGcaaccaaaaccaaaaccCAAGGCTCTGCTTGACCTTGACCTTTATGAccccgatgatgacgatatCTGAACTCCGTCAGCGACCTGGCCACGATGAATCTTGAATTTCGGTTCTCATGCATTTGTTTGCCTGCTATATCCAGCCAGCCAAGCTACGCAATTTACATCTTATGTACAGAAGACTTGGCGGTCAAGCCCCGGAGCTTCTTGCCCCAAAAGTAAAAGGGGATGGCGCAGAAACACCATAGCGCCGCCAAACTCATGTTCATCATGATTGGCTTGACGAACCCACTCTCTACCACCCACGGAGTGATGAATTTGCTGAAGCCGTATCCCCAGACGTTCTTGTTGACGGTGATGGCTACGAAAACTGAGCCGGCCACCGGCTTGTAGCTGTCAACTGCATAAGTGCTCGTAATAGCAGGGAGTGCTGCGACCTGAATGCCCGCTGCGGTATAACCGATGATCACAATTGCCTGATAGGGGGGGTGAGCAAGTGAGATTTGACATGGAAAGGTGGTGGGGACACTTACCCTCCAGTCCCATTTATACTGGTATCCGAACGCGACAATGAAATTACCAATAATGGAGATAACCACATACGGAATCATGGCGGGCAACCGCATCTCCGGTTCACGAATGCcgccgttcttcttcgttgaTTTCATCGAGATCCAGTCGGAAAAGGGGCCATTTGTGGCCAAGCCGATGAGAGCGCCAATGAGGATAGCAAAGTTGAAAAACCCGATTGTTTGGCTGTTGAAGTTGTATGGAGGTACCGCGAAGGCTTGACTTTGCGTCAGGTTCAGAGTCAGGAAACAGCTCGCCGACCATGACACGACGAAGGCAGCCAGCTCGACAATCGGGAAAGATAACAGCTTCCACGGGATCCAGAAGCTAATAAGCGTGGTCTTGATGTTGTTGCCATCCAATTGCCACAGCTTGAACTGCTTCTTTGAGGGGCGTCCCCGGCCCAGCCATGGGTCTCGCTCTGCAGCATTCTCCAGGTTGGTATCCTCCCGCTGGCTATCTTTGACTCGCTTCTCTGGTTCAGACTCGTTCGCAGCTGGGGCGGAGGTATTCTCCTCACGGGCAACCTCATTGGGATGAACGCGTTGCCACTTTGTTtcggggaagaggaagatctggaaaaggagaaggacaCCCATAAGGCCGACATTCAGCCAGAAGAAACTGCGCCAGCCAATATGTTCAGCCATAGGACCCGAGATGATCGGGCCGACCTGTCAGATGTCAGAAGAGCCAATCTCTCATATTGCATGAGCTCGTACCATGAGTGATCCGAAGTAAAATGTAAAGTAAAGTGTGTTGTAGGCACCGCGCTCGTGCAGGAACATGATGTCTGCAATGATAGCCGGTTGTGCCGTCTAGTGTTGCGGTCAGAATGTATCCTGAAAAGAAGCTAATCGCCATACCTCAGCAGGACCAGCACCGAAGCCGTTGAGAACACAGGCGCCCATGTAGCTCCCGTAGGAGGTTGCGACTGCTCTCCAAACGTTACTAACGATACATATCAATGTTGAGAAGATCAGGGCAGTTCGTCGGCCATAAGCCGTCTGGATGGGGACCCTGCACAATGACCGATGAGCGAGAATGTCTGCGGGCAGGTGATGGATTACCTACCAAAAGAAATTGCTGAATCCCAGCACTAGGATACAAACTCCGGTGAATTGCACGACCCCAGAGAGGTCTGAATCAAAGGACTTCATCAACTGAGGAAACATGGGCGCCAGGGCCAACGGGCCCATTCCCTGACAGAACGAGGTGGCCGTGGCGATCGCCATTGCGCTCATTTTCCAGAATCGGCTCCAATTCTATGCCATTCTTAGTCGGTTATATCATTTGAATGCCACGCTGCACCTACTAGAGGATCATGGGGATCTTGCGACGGCTGGGGCACCAGGACGCGATCGGAATTGGACGATGATTTCACGAAATGATGCGAGCCGATATCAGCCATGATCTCCGTCCCAGGATAAATTATCGTCCCCAGCTCCGCCTCAAGTCTGCGCCCACGCGATTAGTGACCGTGACCGTTTCCCCGAGGGCTGGTAGTACATACTGACGGCGCGTCTGCATCGCCGTGGAGGGTTAGCGCGGCAGAACACGACCAGATCGACCGACTTACGTTTTCATCATAATTCATCTCCATGTTGGGCAAATTTCGCTGGTTGCGATCGCGAGACGAGAGCTGCCTGTCTGTGTAGACCCCTGTGTCTGGGTCTAGGTCTGTTTTAAACGCAAGGGCAGCTCTTGAGCTTGGACGTGCGGAATTGGGCCGGGAGTAGGGTCAGGGCAACATCTGCCGGTCAGCCACGAGAAGGCTGACACTCACGAGCATAGGCAAACTCTCTTTCCAGTAAGTACACCCCCTGACATCAAGTAATTGCCAATACAAGCGACACAGGGAACTAACCACAACAAAGCATCGGGAACTAGACCAGTGTCGCAGGCCCAGGGTCCACATCAACCCCGGATTCTCCCCGCACCCAAGGCCAGCCTCTCACATCGCCCGCCATGTCAATCTGACTTTATGGGCTCGACTATCATTGCCTCGAGGAGAGGGGCTCGGCAACTCTACACGGCATTTGACCGCACTTCCGCGCCTCAACGCTGCTTGCCATGCAAGAATACATGCGGACAACACAGTCTCTCGCAGATAGTGTCATCATGACACATGTTTTATAAGTCATTTAGTAGGACACGATCGAACACGCGTCCGTGGCCTTGGTTGTGTTGAGTCGGCTGATGTAGTCGCTTGAGATGCCGCGGCTACCTGCTTATAATCAAACATCTAACCCTGCGATAATTTCCTATTAGCAGCTTCTATGTGCACTACATGTCAGTCCGTGTCCTACAAATCTGATACCGCATGATTGATGGAGGAAAATTATCAACCCCTCCAAAAATAAAGATTAGCATTCTGTTACTTTGGAAGAATGTTGAGAAATTCGGGTTTGTTGTGATGTTCTCAACTGAATAACAAAGGTCAA
Encoded here:
- a CDS encoding uncharacterized protein (ID:PFLUO_008557-T1.cds;~source:funannotate), yielding MAETAQLPSANPVELAVNATLQPPLSRCGHGPGLILLRPACYAGCQQDNKSLDPEPLQKWAEESFAVVQITIDVQSSKDLATLLALIKTAKDGLTALPECDQGKFGLIVYGSKSDYDPEFEDGLCEILAVDNPEAVVYFDSWNTPDRPVSMLHASLPVEDPPQSDKAQVVHVYPDISSPAFTIPGHPKFKISTAGVAHTRSVAFIKKHLNGPYFDLEKIWDEHTYYEFGDRSVEKTMATMVQEPYVNHVPTLTGGIGRARLSHFYLNHFIFANPDDTALELISRTVGSDRIVDEFIFCLTHEKHIPWLIPGVPPTGKPLRIPFTSVVNIRGDRLYHEHIAWDQATVLVQLGLMPEYLPFPYALPDGKLPAPGKRFEYRVPAAGVESAQKLENEHEVPSNEMFAYKIREVMDR
- a CDS encoding uncharacterized protein (ID:PFLUO_008558-T1.cds;~source:funannotate), with the translated sequence MNSLVQSSLSSVESKLNALLTTLTTSPAAAGAPAAAVALLDADDALSSAIETLRKHQENYAKILRLRSEAQQLEDRVKGIVREIEGFDKEAQTACGDDGESDSDSDSTDDNNTDNISALKGINEIDYKLLLDFARRISKYNHEAAADAGSGIGKRQEAQKQIADRDVNMGGTNGEPTAEEMEPVSSVTKNATQWLDESANVTREVYMLPYPTEERIRMGLMGQVQLAAGEEPDKEVDRLMREAQGLGAAEAPAPPPVEDSARQADEAAKAAVHAGSSASGATRAAAPAQPKPKPKALLDLDLYDPDDDDI
- a CDS encoding uncharacterized protein (ID:PFLUO_008559-T1.cds;~source:funannotate), with the translated sequence MEMNYDENTRRQLEAELGTIIYPGTEIMADIGSHHFVKSSSNSDRVLVPQPSQDPHDPLNWSRFWKMSAMAIATATSFCQGMGPLALAPMFPQLMKSFDSDLSGVVQFTGVCILVLGFSNFFWVPIQTAYGRRTALIFSTLICIVSNVWRAVATSYGSYMGACVLNGFGAGPAETAQPAIIADIMFLHERGAYNTLYFTFYFGSLMVGPIISGPMAEHIGWRSFFWLNVGLMGVLLLFQIFLFPETKWQRVHPNEVAREENTSAPAANESEPEKRVKDSQREDTNLENAAERDPWLGRGRPSKKQFKLWQLDGNNIKTTLISFWIPWKLLSFPIVELAAFVVSWSASCFLTLNLTQSQAFAVPPYNFNSQTIGFFNFAILIGALIGLATNGPFSDWISMKSTKKNGGIREPEMRLPAMIPYVVISIIGNFIVAFGYQYKWDWRAIVIIGYTAAGIQVAALPAITSTYAVDSYKPVAGSVFVAITVNKNVWGYGFSKFITPWVVESGFVKPIMMNMSLAALWCFCAIPFYFWGKKLRGLTAKSSVHKM